A region from the Achromobacter seleniivolatilans genome encodes:
- a CDS encoding LysR substrate-binding domain-containing protein, translating into MQRRFLPLSALRAFEAAARLGSFKAAAEELAVTPTAVSHQIRALEAQTGFELFDRHIRKVSLNDAGMLLYPVLRDGFDAFEAALARLMQQRTRMLVSISATNAFTVKWLVPRMSDFRSRHPGIDLQLLASDDLVDLRSTAVDIAIRYGRGPYPGLVTEPLFTDRFAPVANPRLGVTSLEDLARVPLIRFDWKRPQPDNPTWERWFKVTQQPPPPQASELRFSDEGHAIQAAVAGHGIALVSLALIADELLAGNLVQPFEPAIDGHTYHLAMHADRPPSASVQTVAHWLRAQARGEHIEIENAD; encoded by the coding sequence ATGCAACGTCGATTTCTTCCGCTATCTGCGCTTCGCGCATTTGAAGCCGCAGCGCGACTGGGCAGCTTCAAGGCAGCCGCGGAGGAGTTGGCGGTCACGCCGACCGCAGTCAGCCACCAGATTCGCGCGCTTGAGGCACAGACCGGCTTCGAATTGTTCGATCGCCACATACGCAAGGTGTCGTTGAACGACGCAGGGATGCTGCTCTATCCGGTGCTGCGTGATGGGTTCGATGCGTTCGAAGCGGCGCTGGCGCGGTTGATGCAACAGCGGACGCGGATGCTGGTCAGCATCTCCGCGACGAATGCTTTCACTGTGAAGTGGCTGGTGCCGCGCATGAGCGATTTCCGGTCGCGCCATCCCGGCATAGACCTGCAATTGCTGGCTAGCGACGACCTTGTCGATCTGCGATCGACGGCAGTCGACATTGCGATTCGCTATGGCCGAGGGCCGTATCCCGGCCTTGTGACCGAACCTCTGTTCACCGACCGCTTCGCACCCGTCGCAAATCCGCGCTTGGGCGTCACTTCATTGGAAGATCTGGCTCGCGTGCCATTGATCCGTTTCGACTGGAAGCGGCCTCAGCCTGACAACCCGACTTGGGAGCGTTGGTTCAAGGTCACGCAACAGCCACCGCCGCCTCAAGCGAGTGAGCTGCGCTTTTCTGACGAAGGGCACGCCATACAAGCTGCCGTCGCGGGACACGGCATCGCCTTGGTCAGCTTGGCGTTGATCGCCGACGAACTGTTAGCCGGCAATCTCGTGCAGCCATTCGAGCCGGCAATAGACGGCCACACCTATCACCTGGCCATGCACGCCGACCGCCCGCCTTCGGCATCAGTCCAGACGGTCGCGCATTGGTTGCGTGCACAGGCACGCGGCGAGCACATCGAAATTGAAAACGCTGACTGA